A genomic region of Methanothermobacter thermautotrophicus str. Delta H contains the following coding sequences:
- a CDS encoding M48 family metallopeptidase translates to MIKEFFIGTEISPAYYGELLDFIYRYYLIPGEFTDIRKEALKIAFRALRKDGVIYGELIGGGDFKLILDYPRNLEEWAHSIYADIFTSIQVFEDVLRQHTIYFAWVEGEDIIPEKPPTRRGMASRGIFGSSMLLVYVLFFGVNIILFVILGFYAVIAILLMQLGIILLSDRIYARMGEWVLTKDNPSVHIVQFQLPEDEFRFFIKTMGEDAVVRIKREIYDASLANKRPPTCDDARSVLERHGFRCNPLYERSRTVNLYRIVERAASAFGIPVPKVVLANTMIANAAATGPGPGRGLVLVTTGLVVQLTDDEILAVIGHEMGHLVGRDPIILFSIVSAEFILRLTVLLPVVIISPILYIIVAMGVIFFVAKFFEARADLLSAMTLGKPEVLARALRKIGYQKLALEKRGSQRITGWTAWDPHPPIYFRINRLENLRDYRNIKSPLLQSAGDVIRGLKEAILHMFS, encoded by the coding sequence ATGATAAAGGAGTTTTTCATAGGAACCGAGATATCGCCTGCATATTACGGGGAGCTACTTGATTTCATCTACCGTTACTACCTCATCCCCGGAGAATTCACTGACATCAGAAAAGAGGCCCTCAAAATAGCTTTCAGGGCTTTAAGGAAGGATGGGGTGATATACGGGGAGCTTATTGGAGGCGGGGACTTTAAACTGATCCTGGATTACCCCCGGAATCTTGAGGAATGGGCCCACTCAATATACGCGGATATATTCACATCCATCCAGGTCTTTGAGGATGTCCTCCGGCAGCACACAATATACTTTGCCTGGGTGGAGGGGGAGGATATAATCCCTGAAAAACCCCCCACGAGGAGGGGAATGGCGTCCAGGGGGATATTCGGAAGCAGCATGCTCCTTGTCTATGTACTGTTCTTCGGGGTGAACATAATCCTCTTCGTAATCCTTGGCTTCTATGCTGTTATCGCAATTCTCCTCATGCAGCTTGGAATAATCCTCCTCTCTGACAGGATATACGCGAGGATGGGGGAGTGGGTTCTCACAAAGGATAATCCCAGCGTACACATAGTCCAGTTCCAGCTTCCAGAGGATGAATTCAGGTTCTTTATAAAGACAATGGGAGAAGATGCGGTTGTCAGGATAAAAAGGGAGATCTATGATGCTTCACTTGCAAATAAAAGGCCCCCCACCTGTGATGACGCCCGGAGTGTCCTGGAGAGGCATGGATTCAGATGCAATCCCCTTTATGAGAGGTCAAGGACGGTGAACCTCTACAGAATAGTTGAAAGAGCCGCATCAGCCTTTGGGATACCGGTACCGAAGGTGGTGCTTGCAAATACCATGATAGCAAACGCTGCAGCAACTGGTCCAGGTCCAGGGAGGGGGCTGGTGCTTGTAACCACTGGCCTGGTTGTTCAGCTCACCGATGATGAGATCCTTGCAGTCATAGGACATGAGATGGGGCACCTGGTTGGACGGGACCCGATCATACTCTTCAGCATAGTCTCAGCTGAGTTCATACTGAGGCTCACAGTGCTCCTTCCCGTGGTTATCATTTCACCCATACTCTACATAATCGTTGCAATGGGCGTAATATTCTTCGTGGCAAAGTTCTTTGAGGCCAGGGCCGACCTGCTATCTGCAATGACCCTCGGTAAACCTGAGGTACTGGCCAGGGCCCTCAGGAAGATAGGTTACCAGAAACTTGCCCTGGAGAAAAGGGGATCACAGAGGATAACGGGCTGGACAGCATGGGATCCTCATCCACCCATATATTTCAGGATAAACCGTCTCGAAAACCTCCGGGATTACAGGAACATTAAGAGCCCACTTCTTCAATCTGCAGGGGATGTTATAAGGGGCCTGAAGGAGGCCATTCTCCACATGTTCTCCTGA
- a CDS encoding alpha/beta fold hydrolase — protein MEEIPASYFKIEEFQFESGEKIQEAPVEYRTTGKPSLDDMGVIDNAVIYIHGWSGDCSSVRRIAALTEPGGALENFFVISISSLGSPGSASPSTTAMGKDFPEYTILDMVNFQRQFLDEKFGIRKVRGVIGTSMGGFQALQWAAEYPDEMEFLIPLVTSWQVRGINYALFSYMNHLIEGDPEFRAGTRPERALSLASMLMYLHGLSREYYQGLENAELESSMMDMGSEGALMDPYDVIWRNRAAMKHDLSGKLESIRARTLIFGVNQDRYFPPELDTIPMAQLIPKAELVLFDSECGHLGVNEIGKYNEIIVSFIGGD, from the coding sequence ATGGAGGAGATTCCAGCATCCTATTTCAAAATCGAAGAATTCCAGTTTGAATCAGGAGAAAAAATCCAGGAGGCTCCCGTTGAGTACAGAACAACAGGGAAACCATCCCTTGATGATATGGGAGTAATAGATAATGCTGTTATATACATACATGGCTGGAGCGGGGACTGTTCATCAGTCAGGAGGATAGCTGCCCTTACAGAGCCGGGAGGGGCCCTTGAGAACTTCTTCGTAATCTCTATAAGCTCCCTTGGATCACCGGGATCAGCATCACCATCCACAACAGCGATGGGAAAGGATTTCCCGGAATACACCATCCTCGACATGGTCAACTTCCAGAGGCAGTTCTTAGATGAAAAATTCGGGATAAGAAAGGTTAGGGGAGTTATAGGCACATCCATGGGCGGTTTCCAGGCCCTTCAGTGGGCTGCGGAGTACCCTGATGAAATGGAGTTCCTCATACCCCTTGTGACATCATGGCAGGTGCGCGGTATAAACTATGCACTCTTCAGCTACATGAACCACCTCATCGAGGGGGACCCGGAATTCAGGGCAGGCACGAGGCCTGAGAGGGCACTTTCGCTGGCCTCAATGCTCATGTACCTCCACGGACTTTCAAGGGAATACTACCAGGGCCTCGAAAATGCTGAACTGGAGTCCTCAATGATGGATATGGGTTCTGAGGGGGCCCTCATGGACCCCTATGACGTTATCTGGAGAAACAGGGCCGCCATGAAACATGACCTCAGCGGGAAACTGGAGAGTATCAGGGCCCGCACCCTCATATTCGGGGTGAACCAGGACCGCTACTTCCCACCTGAACTTGATACAATCCCGATGGCTCAACTAATACCGAAAGCAGAACTTGTCCTATTCGATTCAGAGTGCGGACACCTCGGGGTGAATGAGATAGGAAAATACAATGAGATCATAGTGTCCTTTATTGGTGGTGATTGA
- a CDS encoding ferredoxin, producing MYRLELDRTMCISCGNCIDSCPDLFEFADDGISSIKGVEISDIQALELEDPSCSEKAAGNCPVMCIKLYRDGEEVL from the coding sequence ATGTACAGGCTTGAACTGGATAGAACGATGTGCATATCATGCGGAAACTGCATTGACAGCTGCCCGGATCTATTTGAATTTGCAGATGATGGAATTTCATCCATTAAAGGTGTTGAAATTTCTGATATCCAGGCACTTGAACTTGAGGATCCATCCTGCAGTGAAAAGGCTGCAGGTAACTGCCCGGTAATGTGCATAAAGCTTTACAGGGATGGAGAGGAGGTTCTGTAA
- a CDS encoding ferritin-like domain-containing protein: MDTEEILELLNIDFRHELEATMMYTYNSFVIEDCDISRLTEAIAVDEMRHMWWLADLITKRGGRPSMELGEVEYVGEDIKEGLERQIEKETEGIEEYERQIKIIDDDEVVGVLRHIVDEEKRHRKEFRERIARL, encoded by the coding sequence GTGGACACAGAAGAAATACTGGAACTCCTCAACATTGATTTCAGGCATGAACTCGAGGCCACCATGATGTACACCTACAATTCCTTTGTCATCGAGGACTGCGATATAAGCCGCCTGACCGAGGCCATTGCAGTCGATGAGATGAGGCACATGTGGTGGCTGGCTGATCTCATAACAAAGAGGGGAGGTAGGCCATCCATGGAGCTTGGTGAAGTGGAGTACGTTGGTGAAGATATAAAGGAGGGCCTTGAGAGGCAGATCGAGAAGGAAACAGAGGGCATTGAAGAGTATGAGAGGCAGATTAAAATAATAGACGATGATGAGGTTGTCGGTGTTTTAAGGCACATTGTTGATGAGGAGAAGAGGCACAGGAAGGAGTTCAGGGAGCGTATAGCTCGACTGTAA
- a CDS encoding DUF5750 family protein, whose protein sequence is MKVKVEDFGFREDMGLNYVRYRVSGLDEELTEKLIERLDEDTERDDGDLIITVFYEREYFPFGSEESKVKMADFIAREEIEMMVFLSSVLED, encoded by the coding sequence TTGAAGGTTAAGGTTGAAGATTTTGGCTTCAGGGAAGATATGGGTCTGAACTATGTACGTTACAGGGTCTCGGGTCTTGATGAGGAGCTCACTGAGAAGCTGATTGAGAGGCTGGATGAGGACACTGAAAGGGATGACGGGGACCTCATCATAACAGTGTTCTATGAAAGGGAGTACTTCCCCTTTGGGTCTGAGGAGTCAAAGGTTAAAATGGCGGACTTCATCGCAAGGGAGGAGATCGAGATGATGGTCTTCCTTTCAAGCGTCCTTGAGGACTGA
- a CDS encoding HIT family protein yields the protein MVVFEEYDFGEYLYERDHWIVFLAPNQSNLGTCVVALKRNEKFLGNLRKDEWEEMLRIISEIENAVKKEFGATMFNWGVLLNSFYRQNTPPPHLHWHFIPRYREEVTVNGETFDDPFFGYMRPRPPKRISRETFLEIGRRILRWIKV from the coding sequence ATGGTGGTCTTTGAGGAATACGACTTTGGGGAGTATCTCTATGAAAGGGACCACTGGATTGTTTTCCTGGCACCCAACCAGAGCAACCTTGGCACATGTGTTGTTGCCCTCAAGAGGAATGAGAAATTCCTTGGGAACCTCAGGAAGGATGAGTGGGAGGAAATGCTTCGCATAATCTCTGAAATTGAGAATGCTGTGAAGAAGGAATTCGGGGCAACCATGTTCAACTGGGGGGTCCTCCTCAACTCATTCTACCGGCAGAACACCCCACCACCCCATCTGCACTGGCACTTCATACCAAGGTACAGGGAGGAGGTCACAGTCAACGGTGAAACCTTTGATGACCCCTTCTTTGGTTACATGAGGCCCCGTCCACCAAAGAGGATATCAAGGGAAACCTTCCTTGAAATAGGTAGGAGGATACTCAGATGGATAAAGGTATGA